One Pirellulales bacterium genomic window, CGGGAGCGTGGACCGCATGAAGTTCAGCTTCTCGATGCCGAACGCCTGCTCGTAATTCTTCCCCAATTCGCAACGCCACTCGCGTCGCACCGGCGCCACTTGCAGCATGTAAGGGCTGTCTTCACCCGGACGCATCTCGAAGTACCGGTGAACCTCTTCCTGCAGCACGCACGGTGCGAATGGGCGAAACGATTCACGGAATTTGATTTTCAAGTTCATCACGGACTGCATCTTCTCGCTACGCGGATCGCCGATGATGCTGCGCGCCCCGAGGGCGCGCGGTCCGAACTCCATGCGTCCCTGAAACCAGCCGATGACTTTTTCCTGGGCGATCAGCGAGCTGACCTCGTCGCATAATTGCTCGTCCGAGGCGCACGTCGTGTAAGCGGCGCCACTTTGCTCGAGGTAGTCGACGATTTCGTCATCGCTGAATTCCGGCCCCAGGAACGAGCCGTGTTGCTGATCGTGCTTTTGCGGTCGCCGGGGCTGATCGAGCAACTGGTGCCAGATGAATAGCGCGGTGCCGAGCGCACCCCCCGCGTCACCTGCCGCCGGCTGAATCCAAATGTTTTCAAACGGTCCTTCGCGCAAGATGCGTCCGTTGCCAACGCAGTTCAACGCTACACCACCGGCCAGGACCAGATTCTTCATTCCGGTACGCTGATGCACGTGCCGCGCACAGCGCAGCATCACATCCTCCGTCACGGACTGGATCGAGGCGGCCAGGTCCATCTCGCGCTGTGTGACGCGCGACTCGGCCTCGCGCGGCGGACCACCGAATAGCGCATGGAATTTGGCCGACGTCATGGTCAGCCCCTGGCAGTAGTTGAAGTAGCTCATGTCGAGCCGGAATGAGCCGTCTTCCTTCAAGTCAATCAGGTGCTCGCGAATCAGCGATTTGTAAGTCGGGCGGCCGTAAGGGGCGAGCCCCATGAGCTTGTATTCGCCACTGTTGACGCGAAAGCCGGTGTAGTAGGTGAACGCCGAATAGAGCAGACCGAGCGAGTGCGGAAAGCGGACCTCTTGATCGAGGACCAGCTTGTTACCGCGGCCAACCCCCGCGCAAGTCGTACTCCATTCACCGACGCCGTCGAGCGTCAGGATGGCCGCCTCTTCGAACGGCGAAGGAA contains:
- a CDS encoding carbamoyltransferase codes for the protein MTAILGISAFYHDSAAALVVDGQIVAAAQEERFTRKKHDSDFPQKAIEYCLSVAGLSPDQLDYVGFYDKPLTKFERLLETYLAFSPSGFRSFRLAMPLWLKQKLHLPREIDRGLHQGYKGRYVFTDHHESHAASAFFPSPFEEAAILTLDGVGEWSTTCAGVGRGNKLVLDQEVRFPHSLGLLYSAFTYYTGFRVNSGEYKLMGLAPYGRPTYKSLIREHLIDLKEDGSFRLDMSYFNYCQGLTMTSAKFHALFGGPPREAESRVTQREMDLAASIQSVTEDVMLRCARHVHQRTGMKNLVLAGGVALNCVGNGRILREGPFENIWIQPAAGDAGGALGTALFIWHQLLDQPRRPQKHDQQHGSFLGPEFSDDEIVDYLEQSGAAYTTCASDEQLCDEVSSLIAQEKVIGWFQGRMEFGPRALGARSIIGDPRSEKMQSVMNLKIKFRESFRPFAPCVLQEEVHRYFEMRPGEDSPYMLQVAPVRREWRCELGKNYEQAFGIEKLNFMRSTLPAITHVDYSARVQTIDRVRNPLFHRLLTRFYEKTGCPVLINTSFNVRSEPIVCTPDDAYRCLLMTDMDVLVMGRQIIVRDEQPQVAQEDRAKHLAQFQLD